One window of the Doryrhamphus excisus isolate RoL2022-K1 chromosome 10, RoL_Dexc_1.0, whole genome shotgun sequence genome contains the following:
- the prpf3 gene encoding U4/U6 small nuclear ribonucleoprotein Prp3: MSKWDVEELRPWVERTVKKVLGFSEPTVVTVALQCVGKGLDKRKTTDQLHPFLNESAGSFVERLFEALEESRGTRSSKGTGEKNRKRELLKDVFESDAGVKQPAMESADATVPKRKRVPRFQEVEEPEVTPGAPSESPVMLTKMQIKQMMEEATKQIEQRRKQLNIPSPTAAHMEPSAMSRLLGNAGAGGGSIVPSQAASFMNDAIEKARKAAEQKARLQSQLAIQPNVLGGLGNTIPHNFVALANLHAMGIAPPKVEIKEVNKPTPLILDDKGRTVDATGKEIELTHRMPTLKANIRAVKREQFRQQLKEKPGEELESTSYFDNRVTIIAPQRARKTFKFHEQGRFEKIAQRIRTKAQLERLQNEISQAAKKTGIHASTKLALIAPRKDIGDSEVPNIEWWDSFILPTNMEITPETKLDEVVLFGVTNLVEHPAQISPPIDTDKPVTLGLYLTKKEQKKLRRQTRREGQKEVQEKVRLGLMPPPEPKVRISNLMRVLGTEAVQDPTKVEAHVRAQMAKRQKAHEEANAARKLTAEQRKEKKVKKLKEDLSNGVHIAVYRIRNLQNPAKKFKVEANANQLYLTGTVVLHRDVNLVVVEGGPKSQKKFKRLMMHRIKWEEHNTKRDDPDGDDDTRRNNKCYLIWEGTAKERSYGDMKFKQCPTESMAREHFKKHGTEHYWDLALSKSVLDSADD; the protein is encoded by the exons ACCAACTTCATCCTTTCCTCAACGAGTCAGCCGGAAGCTTTGTGGAGCGTCTTTTTGAGGCGCTGGAGGAGAGCCGCGGCACCCGAAGCAGCAAAGGAACCGGAGAGAAGAACCGCAAGAGAGAATTGCTGAAG gatgtgtttgagagcgacgCAGGAGTCAAGCAACCTGCAATGGAGTCTGCAGATGCTACCGTTCCCAAACGTAAACGGGTCCCCCGTTTTCAGGAGGTGGAGGAGCCTGAGGTGACCCCGGGAGCGCCATCCGAAAGCCCTGTAATGCTCACCAAAATGCAG ATCAAACAGATGATGGAGGAAGCCACCAAACAGATAGAACAACGAAGGAAACAACTCAACATCCCATCTCCCACAGCA GCACACATGGAGCCCTCCGCAATGTCCCGGCTTCTTGGGAACGCTGGTGCTGGCGGCGGTTCCATCGTGCCCTCGCAGGCGGCCAGCTTCATGAACGACGCCATCGAGAAGGCGCGCAAGGCCGCCGAGCAGAAGGCGCGTCTCCAGTCCCAGTTAGCCATTCAACCCAACGTCCTCGGAGGGCTGGGAAACACCATCCCTCACAACTTTGTCGCGCTGGCTAACCTTCACGCCATGGGGATCGCTCCGCC aaaagtggaaataaaggAAGTGAATAAGCCGACGCCGCTCATTCTGGATGACAAGGGTAGGACCGTGGACGCCACCGGTAAAGAGATCGAGCTCACACACCGCATGCCCACGCTAAAAG CCAACATTCGAGCCGTAAAGAGGGAGCAGTTCCGTCAGCAGCTGAAGGAAAAGCCCGGGGAAGAGCTGGAGTCCACGTCCTACTTTGACAACCGCGTCACCATCATCGCGCCACAGCGGGCTCGCAAGACCTTCAAATTCCACGAGCAGGGGCGATTTGAGAAGATCGCTCAACGAATCCGAACTAAG GCTCAGCTGGAGAGGCTACAGAATGAGATCTCCCAGGCGGCAAAGAAGACTGGGATCCACGCGTCCACCAAGCTGGCTCTGATCGCCCCCAGGAAGGACATTGGAGACAGCGAAGTACCCAACATCGAGTGGTGGGACTCCTTCATCTTGCCCACCAACATGGAGAT AACCCCAGAAACCAAATTGGATGAGGTGGTGCTTTTCGGTGTGACCAACCTAGTGGAACACCCTGCACAAATCAGCCCGCCAA TTGACACGGACAAGCCCGTCACGCTGGGCTTGTACCTGACCAAGAAGGAACAGAAGAAGCTGAGGAGGCAGACGCGCCGGGAAGGCCAAAAGGAAGTGCAAGAAAAGGTCCGCCTGGGACTGATGCCCCCACCGGAGCCCAAGg TTCGCATCTCCAACCTGATGAGGGTGTTGGGGACGGAGGCCGTGCAGGACCCCACAAAGGTGGAAGCCCACGTCAGAGCACAGATGGCCAAGAGGCAGAA GGCTCACGAGGAAGCCAACGCAGCGCGAAAGCTCACGGCCGAGcaaaggaaagaaaagaaggTGAAGAAGTTGAAGGAAGACCTCAGCAATGGCGTTCACATTGCTGTCTACAG AATCCGCAACCTCCAAAACCCCGCAAAGAAGTTCAAAGTGGAAGCCAACGCCAACCAGCTCTACCTAACTGGAACTGTAGTTCTCCATCGAGACGTCAACCTGGTTGTGGTGGAAGGAG gcCCCAAATCTCAGAAAAAGTTCAAGAGGCTCATGATGCACAGAATCAAATGGGAGGAGCACAACACCAAAAGAGACG ATCCGGACGGCGACGACGACACGAGGAGGAACAACAAGTGCTACTTAATCTGGGAG GGCACGGCCAAAGAGCGCAGCTACGGGGACATGAAGTTCAAGCAGTGTCCCACGGAGAGCATGGCCAGAGAACACTTCAAGAAGCACGGCACGGAACACTACTGGGATCTGGCCCTCAGTAAGAGCGTGTTGGACAGCGCAGATGATTGA